A single genomic interval of Candidatus Binataceae bacterium harbors:
- a CDS encoding superoxide dismutase yields MAFELPALPYAMDALKPHLSAETLEYHHGKHHAAYVNNLNNLIKGTPNESKSLEDIIKTAPSGGLFNNAAQHFNHSFYWKSLAAKAGGQPKGAAADAIKSGFGSFDEFKKKFTEAATTHFGSGWAWLVRKPDGSLAIEATHDAGTPLTGGNKPILTCDVWEHAYYIDYRNARPRYIEAFWNLVNWDFANDNLT; encoded by the coding sequence ATGGCATTTGAACTTCCCGCTCTCCCGTACGCGATGGACGCCCTGAAGCCGCATCTGTCTGCCGAAACACTCGAATACCATCATGGGAAACATCATGCTGCCTACGTCAACAACCTGAACAATCTGATTAAGGGCACCCCTAACGAGAGCAAGTCGCTCGAGGACATCATCAAGACCGCACCGAGCGGCGGGCTCTTTAACAATGCCGCGCAGCATTTCAACCACAGCTTCTACTGGAAGAGCCTGGCAGCGAAAGCGGGCGGCCAGCCTAAGGGAGCCGCGGCCGATGCGATTAAGTCTGGGTTCGGAAGCTTCGACGAATTCAAAAAGAAGTTCACCGAGGCGGCTACCACCCACTTCGGCAGCGGGTGGGCCTGGCTGGTACGCAAGCCGGACGGTTCGCTTGCAATTGAAGCGACTCATGATGCGGGAACCCCGCTGACCGGCGGCAACAAGCCGATCCTGACCTGCGATGTGTGGGAACACGCGTACTACATCGACTACCGCAACGCGCGTCCACGCTACATCGAAGCATTCTGGAACTTGGTCAACTGGGACTTCGCCAACGACAACCTCACCTAG